The Nitrosospira multiformis ATCC 25196 region AACGGCTGGCACGGTATGAGATGGACGTGGAGGTCGACACCCTTCTGCTTCCACTTCTCGGTTATCTTTGCCCCGGCAGAAGTCATGGAACGCCCCGGCTCAGGGATGATCTCGAACCAGTGGACGGCGCTTTTTCCAACGGCCAATTCAGCCGCCTTCAAGCCATCGATTGCATTTGCGAGTCCGGGTGCAAGCTCGTATCCCGCTATTTCCAGTGTTTCACCCTCTTCCATTTGCTTGCGCAACATAGCCGTTCCTGTCGATTTTTCCTCGGAGACGGTGGAGAATAGTTCACCTGCCATTCGCAATCGCAAGAACTGACTCAGGAAGGTTTCTCCGCTGATAACGGGTTGCCATAAAATGATGCGGTCAACGGCATTTGCTGCATCTTGTGCGAAGTCCAGGGCCAGCAGCGCGCCCAGGCGTAATCCCCACAAACTTACCGGAACGGCAAGGCGGCTCTCAAGCCAGAGTCGGGCGCGGGCCAGATCCTGCTTCCAGATGTCCCACCGGGCATCGCGAAACTCGCCACTGCTATCGCCACACCCAAAAAGATCCATTTGCAGCACTCCCCATCCAATCGCGGCGAAAGCTCTTGCCTGGACCGCGGCCATCCGCCGCGCTTTGTTCATTTCGTCGCCGAAGGGGTGTACATACAGAATGGTCCCCTGGCATTTCCTGCCTGGATGCGGCTGATGAAAAAGGCAGAAACGCTGTCCCAACTCGGTTTGCAAAAAGAAAGGCTCTGCATGAATCGAGCCGGGATCCATTTTCATTCCGCCAGCTTCTGCTCGACGAATTGGGTCAGGCTGCCGACAGTTTCGAAAGTTTTTGCACTGATCTCATCATCGTCAACCGTGATGTCGAAGTGGTCCTCGAGAGCGGTGATTACATTGACGACAGCCATTGAATCCAGTTCGGGAATGGCCCCAAGCAAGGGGGAATCCGCATTGAGCGAATTTCTTCTTTCCCCGAGGCTCAATACGTCAGATAGGATGTTTCTCACTTCTTCAATATGCTGCATATTTACTCCGCGCTGTTTATTTTTGAGGAGACGTCATTGCTGCAATCCCTGAGTATCAAGATGAAGTTTTCAAAATGAACCGGAGGTGCGAAGGCAAATGAAAATAGGATAAGGGCTGCGAGACGGCGCACTTCATCTTTCCGAAGATGACAACCCGCGGTGGTAGTGCAAGCGTTTATAAAGCGCTGCTCCTTCAGCATAGGCTGGCTGGACAGCGATACAAATTCCCTTCCTGTCACTGTTTTTGCTGCTTCCGCCGGTAATTTTGCCGTCCTGGATAAAAATCCGCTAATGGTACTACAAGTCGCGGGACGTTACTTCCCGAAGGTAAAAATCACTTTACTTTTCAATGGATTTTCTTGTAACCTTCGAACGTCTTGTCTTTTATCAGGGAAACAATAACATGAAAAAACTGAAGGAATTCAGGAAGCTGAAGTCGGGGGAGGATTCAGCGGGCTCGAGCAATGTTCGCCCGGCTGGTCCGATTCTTCCTGTTTTATTCGTCGCCGCTTCTTTCCCGGTTTGTATGGGACAAGTAAACGCCGAAACCTCGTTCGAACGGTTATCGTCCTTGCTGGCAGGAACGCCGCAAGGCGGGTGGGTCAAGGCGAGCACCAACTTATTTTCCGATGCATGGGCAACGGGAGCAGATGCAGCTCCTGGCCCGACGAGCGCGGTTGTTCGTGCATGGAGTTCATTTGCCTGGGATTCCGCTCGCGGAGATCTGCTGTTATGGGGCGGCGGCCACGGGAATTACGTGGGCAACGAAATGTATGTGTGGGACGGCGCTACGGGGAGTTGGGGCCGAGGTTCCTTAGCCAGCAGAATAGATTCGAAGGGTTTTATTGTCGACAATGCTGCGCCTCAATCCGCCCATACCTATGACAATAATGTCTATCTTCCGGCAAATGATATGTTCCTTACATTCGGGGGGGCTGCAGCGCCAGGCGGCGGCGCGTTCCTCCAAACGGATGGAACTAATGTGAGCGTGGCGGGACCTTTTATGTGGGATCCAAGAAAGGCTGATCCGAACAAGGTGGGGGGTACTACCGGCTCGGGCTGGAATACGACCCATATAGCGCAAGGGGGCAATATGTGGCTCGACCGACACGTATCGACGGCGACCCATATTGACGGTACAACGGCTTATCGCATGGAAAACGGTAAAGACGTCGTTTATGTCACAGCGGATATGGCAGCCTCGGGTTTTCCTTCGCTTTACCGCTATACGGCGGGGGACGTGAGGAGTGGCGGCCAGGATACCTGGGAAAGAGTTGGCCGCTCATGGAACACGGTGGGGTACCAGGGCGCTGGAACAATTGATACAGACCACAATCTCTACATCCGAACCGCCAGCCCGCGGCCCAGCTATGCGTCCGATCTGACAATATGGGATCTGGACAATGCCAATCCCGATCACAACTGGGATATCGGAATAAACCTGGTAAAGGCGGATGGCAGCGACTTTGTGATGACGCCGTATTTCGGTATCGATTATGATTCTGCCAACAACTCGATCGTGCTTTGGGATGGCCGCGACGGCGGAGGAACAGTCTGGTCAGCCAATGTCCTTACAGATGCCGATGGCAACATTGGTTCCCATACTACCTGGGTGGTTCATGAGATAGAAAGCGCTACCGGGGATCATCCTCTCGGCAATCATGAGACGGGAGTTCTTGGCAAATGGAAATATGATCCCACGCTTGGGGCATTCATAGCGCTCGATGAGGCCGCAAAAACGGCCGATGGCAAGTGGGATGCCGCTGTGTGGTTATACAAACCGGTTGCGGGGCCCGTTCCTGAACCTCAGGCATACGCACTCTTACTTGCAGGACTCGGACTTATTGGGTGGGCTGTCCGTGGTCGGCGCGCAGGTTGACTGCTGGCATGGCGACAAACAACTACGGATAACGAGTTTTCTCTCCGCACCAGGAACCGCAGTATTTCGAATTCTGGATCCTTCCCCAACTATTCATGGATCATAGGGAAAGAGCATTGGATGGAGCGCTCGCGCCAGCAGTTCCTGGAAATGATGCCCGTCTTTCATGGGCGACTTCGAGGATTAAAGGGCATGCCATTTTCACTTATCCAGGGAAGAGCAGGAAGCCGGGAAGGCTTACTGGCAGGGATACTAATAATTAACTGATCTTCGGGCGTTAGCCCCCGAAACGAACGAAGGCATTCCCCGGTTATTGCGCGCCCGGGGAACTCCGGCCCAGGAACTTCGTTTTTACTGATTGCCTATGGATGATTGTGGATGATCCGCGTTGATAGCACTTGCAATGGAGTTTCCCACACAATCCTGAGAACCTTCAACCAGCCAAAGCCTCATAACTCCCCGCCCTTTTTGCACCAGAACCGCCCACCCAGTTAAGGAATTGTCTCTTTCCGTGGATACTCTATGGCAACTTTAAAAGTTGTAGTGATTTTGCCGACCTACAACGAGCGGGATAACATTGGCATCATGATTGATGCGCTAGAGGTTCAGGCTCGGGAGTTTCTTCATGATATGCACCTCCTTGTGGTGGATGACGATTCGCCCGACGGCACGGCGGAAGTGGTTCGGGCCAAGCAGACGGTATATCCGAATGTGCATTTGCTGAGGGGAAAGAAGGCAGGGTTGGGCGCCGCCTATATCCGCGGTATGATTCATGCCATGGATGAGCTTCATGCCGATGTCGTATTCGAGATGGATGCTGATTTTTCGCATAAACCCGAAGATGTACCTCGGCTTATGGCGGCACTCGATGGAGGCGCGGATTTTGTGATTGGCAGCCGTTATGTGAAGGGCGGCTCCATTCCCCAGGAATGGGGGTTTCTACGCCGCATGAATTCCCTGGGCGGTAATATCGTTGCACGCTACGTTGCCGGAATGTACAGAATTCGAGACTGCACAGCCGGTTTCAGGGCGATCAAAACGAATCTCCTCAGAAAAATCATTTTTGATGATCTTCGTGTTCAGGGATACGCTTTCCAGGTTGCACTGCTGCACAAGGCCGTATCTCTCGGTGCAGTCATAAAAGAAGTTCCCGTCGACTTCGTAGATCGTGCCAAGGGTGAGTCGAAGCTCGGAATTTCCGACATCATCGAGTTTATCCTGAACGCCTGGTGGATACGTCTCCACAGCTCAAAGACTTTTATCAAGTTCGCCATAGTAGGACTGTCCGGCGTTATTGTGAATCTTGGCGTGTTTACACTGCTTCTCCAGGCAAATGTAAATAAATATCTCGCTTCTCCTATCTCAATCGAAATATCGATTATCACGAACTTTCTGTTGAATAACTACTGGACCTTTCGCTGGCGCACGTCTCAAGATCACATCCGTGTCAAGGGTCTGAAGTTCAACATGGTTTCTCTCGTATCTCTGGGGGTGAGTTATTCCACTTTTGTAGTGCTATCCGTTCTGTTTCCTGATGTCTCTCCGGAGATTCACCAGCTTGTCGGTATTGCACCCGCCATGTTCATAAATTACTTTCTGAATTCTTATTGGACGTTCAAAAATACTCCTGCACCCAAGGATTGAGTAAACAGGAAGGGGTACCATTTCACCGCCGCTTGCAATTGTTTTCGGCTCTTTACTCAGGAGGACGTCATTAAGCTGAACGCAACCCGACCGGCTTTGCACCGATTTGTCGACATATCGGGTTTATCCTGGTTAAAAGTAGGCTAATTATCTGAATCTCCCGTTTTGAACACACTTCCAGATCCAGAAAGTAACATTGAGGGCATCCATCGCTTTCGACGCCGCCACAGAATTGCCGCTCCCTTGTTTCAGCTCCTCGATTCGCATGTTTTCCTGCCGGCGTGTTTCATACTTTTCGTGGCATTGCGCGTAGCCCTGATTTTCTTTGTGCCCGTTGAGATGACTTCCGATGCAAGCTGGTACTTCAACAGAGCGGTTGGCATAGCGAGCGGCGGCGGCTATTCGGAAGCGGGGTATCCGACAGCCTATTGGCCGGTTGGCTATCCCGGCTTTCTTGGTATCCTTTTCTATCTTTTCGGTCGGGATCAATTGGTAGGGCAGATAGCTAATTTGGTTATGGCAGCCCTCAGTTTTTTTCTGCAACTGGAGCTGACACGAAGAATTTTCCGGAGCGAAGCCGCTGCCCGCTTGGGCGTCCTCCTGCTTACCCTATATCCGAATCATGTAGCTTATACGTCTTTTATCTTAACCGAGGTTTACTTTACCTTTTTACTGCTTCTTGGCGTATACCTCTACATCACAAGGAGCCGATGGTTATGGATATGGGTTTGCGGCATTGTCTTCGGGCTGGCCGCGCTGACCAAACCGCAAGCAGTGTTCTTGCCTGGTCTGCTGGTGCTTTTTCACGTATTCAGCGCCGAGAGAAAGGATAGGCTGAGGCAGCACCTCATCAAGGGATTTGCAATCTATCTTGCTATGGCTATGGTGCTGGTCCCCTGGGCGGTGCGGAACACGATGATTTTCGGGGAGCTCGTCCTGATTTCCACTAACGGAGGGGCAACGCTCCTGACCGGAAATCATCCCACAGCCAGCGGAGGCTATGAGGAAAACGATCCGCTGGTGGCCCAGCGCAATTTCTCGGTTCAGGATCAGGTGGAATCTGACCGGCGCGCAAAGAAGCTGGCAACCGATTGGATAAGGGAAAACCCCGTGCGGTTTGTAGAGCTTATCCCTCTGAAGATATGGCATCTGTGGTCCAGAAATGGCGAAGCGGAGTGGGCCTATCAGGCGGGGTACCGGTACTATGAGCAGTATAGCGGCGCGTTCCGAACCATGAGGTGGATAAATCAGATCTTTTATGCTCTGCTGCTTGTGGGCTCGTTCGCGGCAGCTTTCCTGTTGATAAGGCATCCCGATAAAGTCGCTTGGCCGTGGGTGCTCGTGGGATACTGCCTGATGATTTACCTGACCTTGATATCGGTGGTCTTTTCCGGGCAACCCAGGTTTCATTTTCCGGCCATGCCATGGGCCATCATGTATGCAGCGTGGGCAGCCGTGATGATCACGGTGAATCAGACCCGGGAACGGTATGACGCCTACGTCTCCAGAACATCGGATTTCTAGAGCTGCAACCGTTTCCAGACGAACAGGCACGTGCTTGACGGATGCGCTCCGTCCGGTAAAGAGGCGGATAATTCCGATCTTTCCAGGTCTTCCCATTGCAATACGTCTTCACCTGGAAAAGTAAATTAAATCATCTCCACTTGAAGCTGTAATTAAGTAGAATTTGACCCGGGGCACCAGAAGATGAAGGAATCGGATCTGATCATATGCCATTGGAAATCAGCATTGTCTCCACCATGTACCGGTCGCGGCCGTTTCTTGACCGGTTCCTTGCCGAATCCCTGCAAGCCTTGTCTGCGATCAAGTGTGACCATTTTGAGATATTGCTCGTCAATGATGGCTCGCCGGATGAGTCCCTGGCTTACGCGCTCGAACGCCGGAGAGACATCCCGCAACTCGTGGTGGTTGATCTTGCGCGGAACTTTGGGCATCACGCTGCTATACAGGCTGGATTACGGCATGCACGGGGAAATCTCGTTTTTCTCATCGACTGCGACCTGGAGGTGTCGCCGCTGGTGCTGGCAGAGTTTTATTCCAAACTACGCGAGACCAAATCCGACGTCGTTTTTGGCTATCAGGACGTACGCAAAGGCGGGCGGTTCGAACAAATCAGCGGCGGTCTGTTCTGGAAGGGATTCAACCTGCTCAGCGATGTAAAGATTCCTGAAAACATTCTTACGGAACGGATCATGACGCGCCGTTACGTGGAAGCGCTACTGCAGATGGGCGACCGGAATCTTTTTCTCGGTGGTATGATGAGCTGGACAGGTTTTCAGCAGATCGGCCTGCCTGTCGTCAAGAAACAGCGTGAAGGCAGAAGCACATATACTCTCCTGCGACGTATCGGATTGATGATCAATGCAGTAAGTTCATTCTCCGCCCAGCCTCTGATCTGGCTGTTCAACATAGGCGTAGTGATTACCCTGCTGAGTTTCTCATTTGCATTCTATCTTGTATTGCGAAAGCTACTGTTTGACGACACCCTCATGGGTTTCACTTCAGTAATGACCATGATGATGCTCAGCCTCGGTATTCTCACCACGGCAATGGGCCTTGTTGGTATCTACCTGGGGAAGGTGTTCAATCAGGTGCAGAACCGTCCCAATTATATCGTGAGAAATATTTTTACCGCTGATGATCAACCTGCAACCGATTGACAGGACAGTAACGCGGCGTCCTTCTGATTTAGAATGAAGAGCAAGGGATAATTAAAAAGCTCGTGCTCCATTTCTGCTTAAATAAAGGAAGATATTCATGAGCCTGGAAAATGAGCAGGATCCAACCGCATATGATCGCACTTATGTCCTGGATAACCGGCTAACCCTACAGTGGTATCCCCAAAGAGTCGTTGCGATGGCGCAAACAGGCAGCATGTTGGAACTGGGCTTGGGGCATGGTTACTCCACCGAATATTTTGCAAAGACTTTTCAGCGCTACCAAGTGATTGAAGGCTCCCAGGAGATGATTGACCGTTTCAGAGAACACTTCGCAATCGAGGGCGTTGATATCGCGCAGGGGTATTTCGAGGATTTCGAGACTGACGAACGCTTTGATGCGATTGGCATGGGTTTTGTTCTGGAGCATGTGGACAATCCGGCTGCGATTATACGACGCTATGCGCAGTTCCTTTCTCCAGGCGGATCCATTTATATTGCCGTCCCGAACGCTGAATCCCTTCACCGGAGGCTGGGGCATGCTGCCGGCCTGCTTCCCGACATGTATGCTTTAAGTTCAGCCGATCTCGAATTCGGCCATAAGCGTTATTTCTCTCTGGAATCGCTGGTTGAAATGGTAGAGGGTGAGGGATTGGAGATACGCAAGGTTGAAGGCCTCTTGCTCAAGCCGATCACGACGCAACAGATACTCGATTTGAATCTCAGCGAAGCAATCTTGCAGGCCATGCTCAAAGTAGGCGTTGATTATCCCGAGCTATGCAACTCTTTACTGATCCAGGCGAGCAAGCTCCGCTAGCACAGGCGTCCAGCGCCATCATAAAAACCTGAACTGGCTGCGTAACAGGAAATGCAATTTTCAATGCAGGCGTTCGCTCTTCGCTTCCACCATTTTGGTCTGGCCAGCAGACGGCCGGAGCAGACGCTTAAGTTCCTCAAGGGGTTGGGCCATGAAGTGGCTAGGCAGGTCTACGACCCGCTGCAAAACGTGAATCTCTGGCTGTGCCCCCATTCTTCCATGCCTACTGTGGAGTTGGTCGCGCCTGCGGAGGGGCAGGGTCCCCTGGATGCAATCCTCACCCAAGCGAGCGAAAGCATTTACCATCTCTGTTATGAAACCGAAAATCTCAAAGCCAGTCTTGAAGCCTTGAAGGCAGGTGGATTCCGCGTAATTTGCGTATCACCTCCAAAACCTGCAATCCTCTTCGATGACAGACGGGTCAGCTTCTATATGATTAAGGATTTTGGCATAATCGAATTGCTGGAATCCCGTTGACGATATCGGAGAAAAGTGTTTACAGCAGTTTCCTCATTCCCCGGGGATATTCCCCCGACCCTGTCGGATCTTATCAGTACCTCCGATACCATGGATGCCGCAATGTCCTCTACGGCTCCCGCATATCGCTTCGGTTTCTTACGCAACGTAACGCTGGAAGGAATTGAGCCTTATCTGCGCTACCACATGTTGAGGATGGGACTGCGGCCTGAGCTGATCTTTGGAGGTTATGGATCCATCCGTCAGGATCTGATATTACCCGACTCACCCTTGGTCAAATATTGTCCAGATCTTCTAGTAACGGCGTTTATGCTTGAGGAATTGGATCCGCATTACGGTCTCCCCGGGTGGAACGCATCCCATTGCCGGGAGGAGTTGAGTACTATTTTTGACGCCTTGGCGGCCAGCGACGCCCCCACCATCAGCCTCAATACGTTCATCGTTCCCTTTCGCTCGGAGACTGGCACACTCATCGCGGCTCAGGACATTGCGAGCGAGGTCATCAGACTTAATGATTTTGTCCGGACCTTTGTCCGTGAGCACAGCCCGCGTTTCTGTATAATGGACTGGGACCGGCTTGCCCACCGTATTGGCGAGGCCGAGGCCATGGACTACCGGTACTGGTATATTTCCAAGGCCCCATTCAAACGATCCTTTCTCGATGCCCTGGCGCGGGAATTAACGAAAGTTGTGCTTGCCCTCAAGGGGCATACCAAGAAATGCCTGGTCCTGGATTGTGATAATACGCTTTGGGGCGGCGTTGTCGGAGAGGATGGCATTGAAGGTATCCATCTGGATGGTCATGATTATCCAGGGCGGGCGTATTACGATTTTCAGAAGACTGTCCTCCAATTGGCCGAACGTGGCGTATTAATAACGCTTTGTTCGAAGAACAACGAACAGGACGTGCTCGATGTCCTCGACAAGCATCCCTGGAGCCTGCTCAAGCGCAACCACCTGTCCGGCTTCCGGATCAACTGGGACGACAAGGCTGCCAACTTGGTCGAGTTGGCAAAGGAGCTGAA contains the following coding sequences:
- a CDS encoding hydrolase 2, exosortase A system-associated; the protein is MKMDPGSIHAEPFFLQTELGQRFCLFHQPHPGRKCQGTILYVHPFGDEMNKARRMAAVQARAFAAIGWGVLQMDLFGCGDSSGEFRDARWDIWKQDLARARLWLESRLAVPVSLWGLRLGALLALDFAQDAANAVDRIILWQPVISGETFLSQFLRLRMAGELFSTVSEEKSTGTAMLRKQMEEGETLEIAGYELAPGLANAIDGLKAAELAVGKSAVHWFEIIPEPGRSMTSAGAKITEKWKQKGVDLHVHLIPCQPFWATQEISECAELISATTSVFALAA
- a CDS encoding acyl carrier protein translates to MQHIEEVRNILSDVLSLGERRNSLNADSPLLGAIPELDSMAVVNVITALEDHFDITVDDDEISAKTFETVGSLTQFVEQKLAE
- a CDS encoding PEP-CTERM sorting domain-containing protein — encoded protein: MKKLKEFRKLKSGEDSAGSSNVRPAGPILPVLFVAASFPVCMGQVNAETSFERLSSLLAGTPQGGWVKASTNLFSDAWATGADAAPGPTSAVVRAWSSFAWDSARGDLLLWGGGHGNYVGNEMYVWDGATGSWGRGSLASRIDSKGFIVDNAAPQSAHTYDNNVYLPANDMFLTFGGAAAPGGGAFLQTDGTNVSVAGPFMWDPRKADPNKVGGTTGSGWNTTHIAQGGNMWLDRHVSTATHIDGTTAYRMENGKDVVYVTADMAASGFPSLYRYTAGDVRSGGQDTWERVGRSWNTVGYQGAGTIDTDHNLYIRTASPRPSYASDLTIWDLDNANPDHNWDIGINLVKADGSDFVMTPYFGIDYDSANNSIVLWDGRDGGGTVWSANVLTDADGNIGSHTTWVVHEIESATGDHPLGNHETGVLGKWKYDPTLGAFIALDEAAKTADGKWDAAVWLYKPVAGPVPEPQAYALLLAGLGLIGWAVRGRRAG
- a CDS encoding glycosyltransferase family 2 protein; protein product: MATLKVVVILPTYNERDNIGIMIDALEVQAREFLHDMHLLVVDDDSPDGTAEVVRAKQTVYPNVHLLRGKKAGLGAAYIRGMIHAMDELHADVVFEMDADFSHKPEDVPRLMAALDGGADFVIGSRYVKGGSIPQEWGFLRRMNSLGGNIVARYVAGMYRIRDCTAGFRAIKTNLLRKIIFDDLRVQGYAFQVALLHKAVSLGAVIKEVPVDFVDRAKGESKLGISDIIEFILNAWWIRLHSSKTFIKFAIVGLSGVIVNLGVFTLLLQANVNKYLASPISIEISIITNFLLNNYWTFRWRTSQDHIRVKGLKFNMVSLVSLGVSYSTFVVLSVLFPDVSPEIHQLVGIAPAMFINYFLNSYWTFKNTPAPKD
- a CDS encoding ArnT family glycosyltransferase, whose translation is MALRVALIFFVPVEMTSDASWYFNRAVGIASGGGYSEAGYPTAYWPVGYPGFLGILFYLFGRDQLVGQIANLVMAALSFFLQLELTRRIFRSEAAARLGVLLLTLYPNHVAYTSFILTEVYFTFLLLLGVYLYITRSRWLWIWVCGIVFGLAALTKPQAVFLPGLLVLFHVFSAERKDRLRQHLIKGFAIYLAMAMVLVPWAVRNTMIFGELVLISTNGGATLLTGNHPTASGGYEENDPLVAQRNFSVQDQVESDRRAKKLATDWIRENPVRFVELIPLKIWHLWSRNGEAEWAYQAGYRYYEQYSGAFRTMRWINQIFYALLLVGSFAAAFLLIRHPDKVAWPWVLVGYCLMIYLTLISVVFSGQPRFHFPAMPWAIMYAAWAAVMITVNQTRERYDAYVSRTSDF
- a CDS encoding glycosyltransferase family 2 protein, with the translated sequence MPLEISIVSTMYRSRPFLDRFLAESLQALSAIKCDHFEILLVNDGSPDESLAYALERRRDIPQLVVVDLARNFGHHAAIQAGLRHARGNLVFLIDCDLEVSPLVLAEFYSKLRETKSDVVFGYQDVRKGGRFEQISGGLFWKGFNLLSDVKIPENILTERIMTRRYVEALLQMGDRNLFLGGMMSWTGFQQIGLPVVKKQREGRSTYTLLRRIGLMINAVSSFSAQPLIWLFNIGVVITLLSFSFAFYLVLRKLLFDDTLMGFTSVMTMMMLSLGILTTAMGLVGIYLGKVFNQVQNRPNYIVRNIFTADDQPATD
- a CDS encoding class I SAM-dependent methyltransferase — encoded protein: MSLENEQDPTAYDRTYVLDNRLTLQWYPQRVVAMAQTGSMLELGLGHGYSTEYFAKTFQRYQVIEGSQEMIDRFREHFAIEGVDIAQGYFEDFETDERFDAIGMGFVLEHVDNPAAIIRRYAQFLSPGGSIYIAVPNAESLHRRLGHAAGLLPDMYALSSADLEFGHKRYFSLESLVEMVEGEGLEIRKVEGLLLKPITTQQILDLNLSEAILQAMLKVGVDYPELCNSLLIQASKLR
- a CDS encoding VOC family protein — protein: MQAFALRFHHFGLASRRPEQTLKFLKGLGHEVARQVYDPLQNVNLWLCPHSSMPTVELVAPAEGQGPLDAILTQASESIYHLCYETENLKASLEALKAGGFRVICVSPPKPAILFDDRRVSFYMIKDFGIIELLESR
- a CDS encoding HAD-IIIC family phosphatase, yielding MFTAVSSFPGDIPPTLSDLISTSDTMDAAMSSTAPAYRFGFLRNVTLEGIEPYLRYHMLRMGLRPELIFGGYGSIRQDLILPDSPLVKYCPDLLVTAFMLEELDPHYGLPGWNASHCREELSTIFDALAASDAPTISLNTFIVPFRSETGTLIAAQDIASEVIRLNDFVRTFVREHSPRFCIMDWDRLAHRIGEAEAMDYRYWYISKAPFKRSFLDALARELTKVVLALKGHTKKCLVLDCDNTLWGGVVGEDGIEGIHLDGHDYPGRAYYDFQKTVLQLAERGVLITLCSKNNEQDVLDVLDKHPWSLLKRNHLSGFRINWDDKAANLVELAKELNLGLDAFVFVDDNRRELELIRQVLPQVTTLQVPDRLYEYPALLQRDGLFDTLITSQEDKLRTSLYQTEAQRKAERNQHPDLESYLLSLQLVVNIQVATDREAMRVVQLTQKTNQFNLTTRRYSDHDIARFRSSKDACVYTLSASDRFGSLGLVGVFIVQRRQETAVVDSLLMSCRALGRRLEIAFVLECMRRVVADWGILAWEAEYLSTAKNSQVADFWSTLGFALLEQAEGYRRYRLQAAMPEIDPPSFIHIERE